The Corynebacterium qintianiae genome has a window encoding:
- a CDS encoding endonuclease domain-containing protein: MHNTREEDWRTPLAEKLIDLRGLPVDDPRRTAPWKHGLTAITKQIAMPAHEFAGLRFHQQRFVDAVARGRNAYEAVLIGRSAARVQGMWVVSLTREPVELALPSSEVPPTYRRSKAVVCRRREVPFHTVVHGVRTTLPVRTFIDIARDHGFAEGLIAADWLLANGFAREALIEGLSRMGRIRNAPVVRRCIELATEKSESPYESLARAIFILGGIGNIEVQVSIGGFRVDLLIDGWLAVEIDGDVKYTEDPDMAIVEKINRQKQLGNKGYVFLRYRPAELLKDPLGVLEEVRMRLDGAVNRGAS; this comes from the coding sequence ATGCACAACACCAGAGAAGAAGACTGGCGCACACCCCTAGCAGAGAAACTGATCGACCTGCGGGGTTTACCCGTTGATGACCCGCGGCGGACGGCACCGTGGAAGCACGGGCTGACCGCAATCACCAAACAGATCGCGATGCCAGCGCACGAATTTGCCGGCCTCCGGTTCCACCAGCAGCGGTTCGTGGACGCCGTAGCCCGCGGCCGCAACGCCTACGAGGCAGTTCTAATCGGGAGGTCGGCGGCACGCGTCCAAGGCATGTGGGTGGTGTCGCTGACCCGCGAACCTGTTGAGCTCGCCTTGCCGTCCTCCGAGGTGCCGCCTACGTATCGTCGCAGCAAGGCGGTGGTATGTAGGCGTCGCGAAGTTCCGTTCCACACGGTCGTCCACGGCGTTCGCACGACGTTGCCGGTGCGCACGTTCATCGACATCGCCCGCGACCACGGTTTCGCCGAAGGGCTCATCGCAGCGGATTGGCTTCTCGCGAACGGGTTTGCGCGGGAAGCGCTCATCGAAGGGTTGAGCCGCATGGGCCGAATCCGCAATGCACCGGTTGTCCGCCGCTGCATTGAGCTGGCAACCGAAAAATCCGAATCCCCGTACGAATCGCTGGCGCGAGCGATTTTCATCCTGGGAGGTATCGGCAACATCGAGGTCCAGGTCTCGATTGGTGGGTTTAGGGTGGATTTGCTTATCGACGGCTGGTTGGCCGTCGAAATCGATGGCGACGTCAAATACACCGAAGATCCGGACATGGCGATAGTGGAGAAAATCAACCGGCAGAAGCAGTTGGGGAATAAAGGGTACGTGTTTCTGCGGTACCGGCCTGCGGAATTACTGAAAGACCCGCTCGGTGTTCTAGAGGAAGTCAGAATGCGACTCGACGGCGCGGTTAACCGCGGCGCGTCGTAG
- a CDS encoding DUF3263 domain-containing protein, whose translation MLSDADLTLLDFEAAAPRSVGAKEDAIRSSLGLTPIRYYQRLNVLLDSAEALAARPQLVRRLQRVRDGRVG comes from the coding sequence ATGCTTAGCGACGCCGACCTCACGCTCCTGGACTTCGAAGCCGCCGCCCCCAGGTCCGTCGGCGCGAAGGAGGACGCGATCCGGTCTTCGCTGGGGTTGACGCCGATCCGCTACTACCAGCGGCTGAACGTTTTGCTGGATTCTGCCGAGGCGTTGGCGGCGCGGCCGCAGCTGGTGCGGCGGTTGCAGCGGGTGCGGGATGGCCGCGTGGGGTGA
- a CDS encoding peptide deformylase translates to MTIRPIVIHGDPVLHEPTKPVEQPVAELQELIADMHETMDAAFGVGLAANQVGVPLRLFVYHCPDGDTMRRGTVINPVLETSEIPKTMPRDDGEDDEGCLSVPGESWPTGRADWAKVTGLDENGNEVSVEGEGFFARCLQHEVGHLDGYVYTDVLTGRYKREAKRVIRDNGWNAAGNTWLPGTDDDPFGH, encoded by the coding sequence ATGACAATTCGACCCATCGTGATCCACGGCGACCCGGTGCTGCACGAGCCGACGAAGCCGGTGGAGCAGCCCGTCGCGGAGCTGCAGGAACTGATCGCGGACATGCACGAAACCATGGACGCCGCGTTCGGCGTCGGCCTCGCCGCCAACCAAGTGGGTGTGCCGCTGCGCCTGTTCGTCTACCACTGCCCCGACGGCGACACCATGCGCCGCGGCACCGTGATCAACCCGGTGCTGGAAACCTCCGAGATCCCGAAGACCATGCCGCGCGACGACGGCGAGGACGACGAGGGTTGCCTCTCCGTCCCGGGCGAGTCTTGGCCCACCGGCCGCGCCGACTGGGCGAAGGTCACCGGCCTGGATGAGAACGGCAACGAGGTCAGCGTCGAGGGCGAGGGATTCTTCGCCCGCTGCCTGCAGCACGAGGTCGGCCACCTCGACGGTTACGTCTACACCGACGTGCTCACCGGCCGCTACAAGCGCGAGGCCAAGCGCGTGATCCGCGACAACGGCTGGAACGCAGCGGGTAACACCTGGCTGCCGGGTACTGACGACGACCCGTTCGGGCATTAA
- a CDS encoding N-acetylglutamate synthase, CG3035 family → MFRSDDIAVGDRVVVRQRVGEHASDIIGHVITLNPLVIRPQEVGGFPSFKNAIVVRDVHIIKKLSPRTVRNSDIRAVEVAAAKAFPGQEQLLIDGWLARAGADIAERSNSATPIGYSAGFNPVPLEEITAFYRDRDLPVQLLIPERIGKPALKVLTDEWELSEEILVMTRPLGKGPAAAGFEVLDKPDDAWLAMYHFRGEQLPAEAIKPIDGRIAYARLVDSGETVAVTRATLTESEDGRCWLGYSAVEVAPHLRRRGLGTQLGASLLAWGADQGADEAYLHVRASNSVAIGLYHKLGFVEHHRHRYARLG, encoded by the coding sequence ATGTTTCGCTCCGACGACATCGCGGTCGGCGACAGGGTGGTGGTGCGCCAGCGCGTCGGCGAGCACGCCAGCGACATCATCGGCCACGTGATCACCCTGAACCCGCTGGTCATCCGCCCGCAGGAGGTCGGCGGATTCCCGTCGTTCAAGAACGCGATCGTAGTCCGGGACGTGCACATCATCAAGAAACTCTCGCCGCGCACGGTCCGCAACAGCGACATCCGCGCCGTCGAGGTCGCCGCGGCCAAAGCGTTCCCCGGCCAGGAACAGCTGCTTATCGACGGCTGGTTGGCACGCGCCGGAGCCGATATCGCGGAGCGCTCCAACTCGGCGACCCCGATCGGCTACTCAGCCGGGTTCAACCCGGTGCCGCTGGAGGAGATCACGGCGTTTTACCGCGACCGTGACCTGCCTGTGCAGCTGCTGATCCCGGAGCGCATCGGCAAGCCTGCGCTGAAGGTGCTCACCGACGAGTGGGAGCTGAGCGAGGAGATCCTGGTGATGACGCGGCCGCTGGGAAAGGGCCCCGCAGCTGCGGGTTTCGAGGTGCTCGACAAGCCAGATGACGCGTGGCTGGCGATGTACCACTTCCGCGGCGAGCAGCTCCCGGCGGAGGCCATCAAGCCGATAGACGGACGCATCGCTTACGCGCGTCTCGTTGACAGCGGAGAGACGGTTGCCGTGACCCGCGCAACGCTGACGGAGTCGGAGGACGGCCGGTGCTGGCTGGGTTACTCCGCCGTGGAGGTCGCACCGCACCTGCGCAGGAGGGGCCTGGGCACGCAGCTCGGAGCGTCGCTGCTGGCGTGGGGCGCGGACCAGGGCGCGGATGAAGCCTACCTGCACGTGCGGGCGTCGAATAGCGTGGCGATTGGTTTGTATCACAAGCTCGGCTTCGTCGAGCACCACCGGCACCGCTACGCGCGCCTGGGTTGA
- a CDS encoding exodeoxyribonuclease III: protein MRIATWNVNSVRSRAERITAFLERNDVDVLAMQETKTADAKFPYAVFEAAGYDVAHVGTNQWNGVAIASRVGLEDVQTAFDHQPAYDGTVEARAVGATCGGVEVWSLYVPNGREIGHPHYDYKLQFLYSLQLAVAAEEPQLFVGDYNIAPRDENVWDIAWFEGKTHVTEPERAAYQMLLEAGLEEIRHDDAYSFWDYKSMRFQKNQGMLIDFQLATPPLARKLTRAWVDVDERRGKGASDHAPVIADYDTKALAYDEVR, encoded by the coding sequence ATGCGCATAGCCACATGGAACGTCAACTCGGTGCGCAGCCGCGCCGAGCGTATCACCGCCTTTCTCGAGCGCAACGACGTCGACGTGTTAGCCATGCAAGAGACGAAGACGGCCGACGCGAAGTTCCCCTACGCCGTGTTCGAGGCGGCCGGGTACGACGTGGCGCACGTGGGCACGAACCAGTGGAACGGTGTCGCCATCGCCTCGCGCGTGGGACTCGAGGACGTGCAGACGGCGTTCGATCACCAGCCCGCCTACGACGGAACCGTGGAGGCCCGCGCCGTCGGCGCGACCTGCGGCGGCGTCGAAGTGTGGTCGCTGTACGTGCCCAACGGCCGCGAGATCGGCCACCCCCACTACGACTACAAGCTGCAGTTCCTCTACTCCCTGCAGCTTGCGGTGGCGGCGGAGGAACCGCAGCTGTTCGTGGGCGACTACAACATCGCCCCGCGCGACGAGAACGTGTGGGACATCGCCTGGTTCGAGGGTAAAACGCACGTCACGGAACCGGAGCGCGCCGCCTACCAGATGCTGCTCGAAGCAGGATTGGAGGAAATACGGCACGACGACGCGTATTCCTTCTGGGACTACAAGTCCATGCGCTTCCAAAAGAACCAGGGCATGTTGATCGACTTCCAGCTCGCCACCCCGCCGTTGGCGCGCAAACTCACCCGCGCCTGGGTCGACGTCGATGAGCGCCGCGGCAAGGGTGCCTCGGACCACGCCCCGGTCATCGCGGATTATGACACGAAGGCCCTGGCCTACGACGAAGTGCGTTAA
- the cls gene encoding cardiolipin synthase, translating to MTLTLDVSYWQLVAMIVDYVIKFVVIGIVPSNRRPSSANAWLLLILLLPIIGLPLYLLMGSDFFNRRRHRIQQRANAMITDVHLDIPDIPPEAQLSPDKEAIVRLHRALTGFPAVDADVRRLWSDYELAFRRIVELVDAAEDYIGIEIYALALDATTLPVFDALERAVSRGVHVRLLFDHIGSRKYPGYLRMTRRLNRSGIDWHLMLPLQPWRGRFRRPDLRNHRKVIIVDGRAALMGSMNMIDRGYLMRNHRRAGRQWIDVLVELEGPIVTSLESMFAVDWYTESGEAIELLAPRRLGVDKPGEHILQLIPSGPGYQAEPNLRMFNTLIHHARERLILCSPYFVPEDSLLEAVTTACYRGVRVDLLVGEKADQFMVTHAQSSYYEQLLRAGVHIWQFPAPYVLHTKFAIADPGLSTNIAVVGSSNMDMRSFTLNYENSLFVADGSLLRELETLGGTYMNVSRELTLEQWSRRPWYRRYIDNVMRLTSALQ from the coding sequence ATGACTCTGACCCTGGACGTGAGCTACTGGCAGCTCGTGGCGATGATCGTCGATTACGTGATCAAGTTCGTCGTGATCGGCATCGTGCCGTCCAACCGCAGGCCGTCCTCAGCCAACGCCTGGCTGCTGCTCATTCTCCTTCTGCCGATCATCGGTCTGCCCCTGTACCTGCTCATGGGCTCGGACTTCTTCAACCGTCGGCGCCACCGCATCCAGCAGCGCGCGAACGCGATGATCACCGACGTCCATCTCGACATCCCCGACATCCCACCTGAGGCTCAGCTGTCCCCCGACAAAGAGGCCATCGTGCGCCTGCATCGCGCTCTCACGGGGTTCCCCGCCGTCGACGCGGACGTACGCCGCCTGTGGTCCGACTACGAGCTCGCCTTCCGCCGGATCGTCGAGCTTGTCGACGCCGCCGAGGACTACATCGGCATCGAAATCTACGCCCTGGCCCTCGACGCCACCACGCTGCCGGTGTTCGACGCCCTGGAGCGCGCCGTCAGCCGCGGCGTGCATGTGCGACTGCTCTTCGACCACATCGGATCCCGCAAATACCCCGGGTACCTGCGCATGACCCGGCGGTTGAACAGATCGGGCATCGACTGGCACCTGATGTTGCCGCTGCAGCCGTGGAGGGGGCGCTTCCGCCGCCCCGACCTGCGCAACCACCGCAAGGTGATCATCGTCGACGGCCGCGCCGCGCTTATGGGGTCGATGAACATGATCGACCGCGGCTACCTCATGCGCAACCACCGCCGCGCCGGCCGCCAATGGATCGACGTGCTCGTCGAGCTCGAGGGCCCCATTGTCACCTCATTGGAATCCATGTTCGCGGTGGACTGGTACACCGAGTCGGGCGAGGCGATTGAATTGCTCGCGCCGCGCCGTTTGGGCGTCGATAAGCCTGGCGAGCACATCCTCCAGCTCATCCCCTCCGGCCCCGGTTACCAGGCGGAGCCGAACCTGCGGATGTTCAACACCCTGATCCACCACGCCCGCGAGCGCCTCATTTTGTGCTCCCCGTACTTCGTGCCCGAGGACTCGCTGCTGGAGGCCGTGACCACCGCCTGCTACCGCGGCGTGCGCGTGGACCTGCTCGTGGGCGAGAAGGCGGACCAGTTCATGGTCACCCACGCGCAGTCGTCCTACTACGAGCAACTCCTGCGCGCCGGCGTGCACATTTGGCAGTTCCCCGCGCCCTACGTGCTGCACACGAAGTTCGCCATCGCCGATCCCGGCCTTTCCACGAACATCGCGGTCGTGGGTTCGTCCAACATGGACATGCGCTCCTTCACACTGAACTACGAGAACTCGCTGTTCGTGGCGGACGGCTCGCTTCTGCGCGAGCTGGAGACGCTCGGGGGCACCTACATGAACGTCTCCCGCGAGCTCACGCTCGAACAGTGGAGCCGCAGGCCCTGGTACCGGCGCTACATCGACAACGTGATGAGGCTGACCTCCGCTCTGCAGTAG
- a CDS encoding ABC transporter permease, which yields MLNLFPAEWTKLRSTASFFWTTGLILAAAAGFAAIFAAPAGGGMYIPITVIMTVGMISAIIVIVQAAMVVTTEYRFGVQATNFRLAPQRWQVALAKLLLYAALAAATVFLASVLAFTLGDALASVPANWTSNAATLRALWALPLGAALLVMFTHGVGWIVRNTAGTVTLVFAMQFVAETVIGFIPRVGRDIVGYMPFSNLFAFMFNTPTQNHGVWASLGIFAAWALAAWVVGVVLLHRRDA from the coding sequence GTGCTTAACCTGTTCCCCGCCGAGTGGACCAAGCTGCGCTCCACCGCCTCCTTCTTCTGGACGACCGGCCTGATCCTCGCTGCCGCCGCCGGCTTCGCCGCGATCTTCGCCGCACCCGCCGGCGGCGGCATGTACATCCCGATCACCGTCATCATGACGGTGGGCATGATCTCCGCCATCATCGTCATTGTCCAGGCTGCGATGGTGGTCACCACCGAATACCGCTTCGGCGTCCAGGCCACCAACTTCCGCCTCGCGCCCCAGCGCTGGCAGGTGGCGCTGGCGAAGCTGCTGCTCTACGCCGCGCTCGCCGCGGCGACGGTGTTCCTCGCCTCCGTGCTCGCGTTCACGCTCGGTGACGCGCTCGCGAGCGTGCCCGCGAACTGGACCAGCAACGCCGCAACCCTGCGCGCGCTGTGGGCGCTGCCGCTGGGCGCCGCACTGCTGGTGATGTTCACCCACGGCGTGGGTTGGATCGTGCGCAACACCGCCGGCACCGTCACGCTCGTCTTCGCGATGCAGTTCGTCGCCGAGACCGTCATCGGGTTCATCCCGCGCGTCGGCCGCGACATCGTCGGTTACATGCCGTTTTCCAACCTGTTCGCGTTCATGTTCAACACGCCCACGCAGAACCACGGTGTGTGGGCGTCGCTGGGCATCTTCGCGGCCTGGGCCTTGGCGGCGTGGGTTGTCGGCGTCGTGCTGCTGCACCGCCGCGACGCCTGA
- a CDS encoding ABC transporter ATP-binding protein: protein MIDVNGLTKQYGPVRAVDDLTFTVKPGVVTGFLGPNGAGKSTTMRMILGLDTPTSGTALIDGSPYAQLKQPARRVGALLDAKGVHPNRSARASLLWQAQASGLPAARVDEVLELVGLSGVAGKRAGGFSLGMGQRLGIASAMLGDPEYLILDEPVNGLDPEGIRWVRGLLRGLADEGRTILVSSHLLAEMAQTADHLIVIGRGRLVADTSVHEFIKGNSAMATVVRPAGTEAIAEMEAALAAAEVRFVRGADLDGRPTITIEGRSSDEIGALAFSAGVPIAELTERRASLEDAYIQSTEGHVQYQATTQPTSRETSQVSLKGKHRA, encoded by the coding sequence ATGATTGACGTTAATGGCCTGACCAAACAGTACGGTCCGGTGCGCGCGGTGGACGATCTCACGTTCACCGTCAAACCCGGCGTGGTCACCGGCTTCCTCGGCCCGAACGGCGCCGGCAAGTCCACCACCATGCGCATGATCCTCGGCCTGGACACCCCCACATCGGGCACCGCGCTTATCGACGGCTCCCCCTACGCGCAGTTGAAGCAACCCGCGCGCCGGGTCGGTGCGCTCCTGGACGCCAAAGGCGTGCACCCGAACCGCTCCGCGCGCGCCTCGCTGCTGTGGCAGGCGCAGGCCTCCGGTCTGCCTGCCGCCCGCGTGGACGAGGTCCTGGAACTCGTCGGCCTGTCCGGCGTCGCCGGCAAGCGCGCCGGTGGTTTCTCCCTCGGCATGGGGCAGCGCCTCGGCATCGCGTCCGCCATGCTCGGCGACCCGGAGTACCTGATCCTGGACGAGCCGGTCAACGGCCTCGACCCGGAGGGAATCCGCTGGGTCCGCGGCCTGCTGCGCGGTCTGGCCGACGAAGGCCGCACCATCTTGGTCTCCTCCCATCTGCTCGCCGAGATGGCGCAGACCGCCGACCACCTCATCGTGATCGGCCGGGGCAGGCTCGTCGCGGACACCTCGGTGCACGAGTTCATCAAGGGCAATTCTGCCATGGCCACCGTGGTCCGCCCCGCGGGGACGGAAGCCATCGCGGAGATGGAGGCCGCACTGGCCGCCGCCGAGGTGCGCTTCGTGCGCGGCGCGGATCTTGACGGGCGCCCCACAATCACAATCGAGGGCCGCTCCTCCGACGAGATCGGGGCCCTGGCCTTCTCAGCCGGAGTGCCGATTGCCGAGCTGACCGAGCGCCGCGCCTCGCTCGAGGACGCCTACATCCAGTCCACCGAGGGCCACGTTCAGTACCAGGCAACCACCCAGCCAACCTCCCGGGAAACCTCCCAGGTCTCACTGAAGGGTAAACACCGTGCTTAA
- a CDS encoding NUDIX domain-containing protein, with protein sequence MEGDGNGWVEGPGGIKLWGRHGAAGLFLQAGELLLLQHRAAWTAQGGTWALPGGARDSHESVEETAVRETVEECAIDSSLIAVESALVTAGPFDSGWTYTTVIARTRSGEPIPVEPNEESEELRWVPLGEIRRLPLHAGFEASLDTLMRHTKPHD encoded by the coding sequence ATGGAAGGCGACGGCAACGGATGGGTCGAAGGTCCCGGCGGCATTAAACTATGGGGCCGCCATGGTGCGGCCGGGCTGTTTCTGCAGGCTGGAGAACTGCTGCTGCTGCAACACCGCGCGGCATGGACGGCGCAGGGCGGCACGTGGGCTCTGCCGGGTGGGGCGCGCGATTCGCACGAGAGCGTGGAGGAGACCGCGGTGCGCGAGACGGTGGAGGAGTGCGCAATCGATTCTTCGCTGATTGCCGTCGAATCCGCGCTGGTCACCGCGGGTCCGTTCGATTCCGGCTGGACCTACACCACCGTCATCGCCCGCACACGCTCCGGTGAGCCGATCCCCGTCGAGCCCAACGAGGAGTCGGAGGAGCTGAGGTGGGTGCCCCTGGGAGAGATCCGCCGGCTGCCGCTGCACGCGGGCTTTGAGGCGTCACTGGACACGCTCATGAGGCATACTAAGCCGCATGATTGA
- a CDS encoding glutamate ABC transporter substrate-binding protein: MSTYRLIALASVLLLSACASAPANKPAPAPPTDPVPAYSGVPLPPGATVDKPGVEPESTFQDDAGWEGSLRPDNATPKERVPEVVARGRIVVGVDQSQLLLSYRDVTAGDLRGFEIDLAREISKDIFGDPNRVDFRFVGSQSRTQSLEDGDVDIVIRTMSVTPDRLERVDFSTPYLTSYVRLLAPLDRGISGEDDLPGKTVCVVDGTNLLQMARALAPESPIMRTRTWADCLMATQQFHADAILADDAILAGMSAQDPYAAILPRRYGTQQYAVGIPKGDAGMTTQVNSTLERLRNDGTWNAMYQRWLTGSMTGPSMPEPRYRARTEEEQ, encoded by the coding sequence GTGAGTACGTACCGTCTCATTGCGCTCGCGTCCGTGCTGCTGCTCAGTGCGTGCGCGTCAGCCCCGGCGAATAAACCTGCGCCGGCGCCTCCGACCGACCCGGTGCCCGCCTACAGCGGCGTGCCGCTCCCACCGGGCGCGACCGTGGACAAGCCCGGTGTCGAGCCGGAGTCCACTTTCCAGGATGACGCAGGCTGGGAGGGGTCGCTGCGGCCCGACAACGCGACGCCCAAGGAGCGCGTGCCCGAGGTGGTGGCGCGCGGGCGAATCGTCGTCGGTGTCGACCAGTCGCAGTTACTGCTCTCCTACCGCGACGTCACCGCGGGCGACCTGCGCGGTTTCGAGATCGACTTGGCGCGTGAGATTTCCAAGGACATCTTCGGCGACCCCAACCGAGTGGATTTCCGCTTTGTCGGATCGCAGTCGCGCACCCAGTCACTCGAGGACGGCGACGTCGACATCGTCATCCGCACCATGTCCGTCACACCCGACCGCCTCGAGCGGGTCGACTTCTCCACCCCGTACCTCACGTCCTACGTGCGGCTGCTTGCTCCCCTGGACCGCGGCATTTCGGGTGAGGACGACCTACCGGGCAAGACGGTGTGCGTGGTCGACGGCACCAATTTGCTGCAGATGGCGCGTGCACTCGCACCCGAGTCGCCGATCATGCGCACCCGCACCTGGGCGGACTGCCTTATGGCCACCCAGCAATTCCACGCGGACGCCATTCTCGCCGACGACGCCATCCTCGCCGGGATGTCCGCACAGGACCCGTACGCCGCGATTCTGCCGCGCCGCTACGGCACGCAGCAGTATGCGGTCGGCATCCCGAAAGGTGATGCCGGTATGACCACCCAGGTCAATTCCACCCTCGAGCGGCTGCGTAACGACGGCACCTGGAACGCGATGTACCAGCGATGGCTCACCGGCAGCATGACCGGACCGTCCATGCCCGAGCCGCGCTACCGCGCCCGAACCGAGGAGGAGCAGTGA
- a CDS encoding serine/threonine protein kinase has product MAHRQHDRTVHARAALPRPNRGGAVSEENGTDAGTDTATEAATEAVAYNPFTEEDPATEAVAFDPFALEDDDSEGEEGGYAGLGDMAELLKDLDALRKGPRQEDTSQRSRREALDTFRELRGAKRAARPVADGMVELPWVAPTDPKEALKDPTAAVVQKGLPEPQLHPGNVVAGQYEIMGVIAHGGMGWIYVAQDHNVADRVVVLKGLHSTKNADETAAAVAEREFLAEITHPGIVKIFNFIDDPRVPGGFIVMEFVGGPSLRQRRNEQPTHLLPVDLAIAYVLEVLPALSYLHSRGVVYNDLKPDNIIVTEDQVKLIDLGAVSGVGAYGYIYGTKGFQAPEVSREGPSVASDIYTIGRTLAALVVELPRTDGVYDPGIPSPSCEPTFRRYLSLYRLIRRCCHDDPAQRFHSVAELEAQLFGVLRECIAIRDGRTFPAQHSLFSPQRTTFGTKHLVFRTDQLIDGISRTVEITPQEVVAALPAPLIDRHDVGAAMIQGTSYQEPQETLENLRQAMQTPQYEQSREIPFGVVRAMLDLGLTYQARTWLESLKDRLSNNWRFHWYSGVTSTLIGDFAAAQADFTRVLVAVPGEAAPKLAIAAIDELILQNKGSFSGALLDDALARAAAGIRTHLGELPSEAFDRWQEEGILTGDWTMVSDTPAVLRFNALRLYSLVWLANPTTVSSAFGLARLLMAEREVELAVAALDKVPNSSRHHRMAQLTIILDLVSDELTESRIRRAARRLEEIPNNEPRFLQVKVYVLRAALAFLRDAGVNRATSDQGLFEYDFTTRDLRRGLAITLREQARIAPYARHRYALVDMANKVRPSTWF; this is encoded by the coding sequence ATGGCTCACCGGCAGCATGACCGGACCGTCCATGCCCGAGCCGCGCTACCGCGCCCGAACCGAGGAGGAGCAGTGAGCGAGGAAAACGGCACCGACGCTGGTACCGACACCGCTACCGAAGCGGCCACCGAAGCCGTCGCCTACAACCCCTTCACCGAGGAGGACCCCGCCACCGAGGCGGTCGCCTTCGACCCGTTCGCACTGGAGGACGACGACAGTGAGGGGGAGGAGGGCGGTTATGCCGGTCTCGGTGACATGGCGGAACTGCTCAAGGACCTGGACGCGCTGCGGAAGGGGCCGCGTCAGGAGGACACGTCGCAACGCTCGCGCCGCGAAGCGCTGGACACATTCCGCGAGTTGCGTGGCGCCAAACGCGCGGCGCGCCCCGTGGCCGACGGCATGGTCGAGCTGCCGTGGGTCGCCCCCACCGACCCGAAGGAGGCGCTGAAGGACCCCACTGCGGCGGTCGTGCAAAAAGGCTTGCCGGAGCCGCAGCTGCACCCCGGCAACGTGGTGGCCGGACAGTACGAGATCATGGGCGTGATCGCGCACGGTGGCATGGGGTGGATCTACGTCGCGCAGGACCACAACGTGGCCGACCGGGTCGTCGTGCTCAAAGGCCTGCACTCGACGAAGAACGCCGACGAGACCGCGGCGGCGGTGGCGGAGCGAGAGTTCCTCGCCGAGATTACCCACCCCGGGATAGTGAAGATATTCAACTTCATCGATGATCCCCGGGTGCCGGGCGGGTTCATCGTCATGGAGTTCGTCGGCGGGCCCAGCCTGCGCCAGCGCCGCAACGAGCAACCCACCCACTTGCTGCCCGTCGACTTGGCCATCGCGTACGTTCTCGAGGTGCTGCCCGCGCTGTCCTATTTGCACTCTCGAGGCGTGGTGTACAACGACCTGAAGCCGGACAACATCATTGTTACCGAGGATCAGGTCAAGCTTATTGATCTCGGTGCAGTAAGCGGCGTCGGCGCCTACGGCTATATCTACGGGACCAAAGGATTTCAGGCGCCCGAGGTTTCGCGTGAAGGCCCCAGCGTCGCCTCCGACATCTATACCATCGGACGGACCCTCGCGGCCCTGGTTGTGGAGCTGCCCCGCACCGACGGCGTCTACGACCCCGGCATCCCGTCGCCATCCTGCGAACCGACGTTCCGCCGCTACCTCTCGCTGTACCGCCTGATCCGCCGCTGCTGCCACGATGACCCAGCGCAGCGCTTCCATTCCGTGGCCGAGTTGGAAGCGCAGCTCTTCGGGGTGCTGCGGGAGTGCATCGCGATCCGGGACGGCCGCACCTTCCCCGCCCAGCACTCGCTGTTCTCCCCGCAGCGCACCACCTTCGGCACCAAGCACCTGGTATTTCGCACCGACCAGCTTATCGACGGCATCAGCCGCACCGTAGAAATCACCCCGCAGGAGGTGGTCGCCGCGCTTCCCGCCCCTCTGATCGACCGCCACGACGTGGGCGCGGCCATGATCCAGGGCACGTCCTACCAGGAGCCGCAGGAAACTCTGGAGAACCTCCGTCAGGCGATGCAGACCCCGCAATACGAACAGTCGCGAGAAATCCCGTTCGGTGTCGTCCGCGCGATGCTCGACCTCGGCCTCACCTACCAGGCCCGCACCTGGCTTGAATCCCTGAAGGACCGCCTTAGCAACAACTGGCGCTTCCACTGGTACTCCGGCGTGACCAGCACGCTTATCGGCGACTTCGCTGCAGCGCAGGCTGACTTCACCCGTGTGCTCGTTGCCGTGCCGGGTGAGGCCGCGCCGAAGCTCGCAATCGCCGCCATCGACGAGCTCATTCTCCAGAACAAGGGCTCCTTCTCCGGCGCATTGCTTGACGACGCTTTAGCGCGCGCCGCGGCCGGCATCCGAACCCACCTTGGCGAGCTGCCGTCCGAGGCGTTCGACCGCTGGCAGGAGGAGGGCATTCTCACAGGTGACTGGACGATGGTGAGCGACACACCCGCCGTACTCCGGTTCAACGCCCTGCGGCTGTATTCCCTGGTGTGGCTGGCTAATCCCACCACGGTATCTTCGGCGTTCGGACTGGCTCGCCTGCTGATGGCGGAACGCGAAGTAGAGCTTGCCGTCGCGGCCCTAGACAAAGTCCCCAACTCCTCACGGCACCATAGGATGGCGCAGCTGACTATCATCCTCGATCTTGTCTCCGACGAGCTGACGGAATCCCGCATCCGCCGCGCGGCCCGCCGTCTGGAGGAAATCCCCAACAACGAGCCGCGGTTCCTCCAGGTAAAGGTCTACGTATTGCGCGCCGCGCTGGCGTTTCTGCGCGACGCCGGCGTGAACCGCGCGACCTCGGACCAGGGACTTTTTGAGTACGACTTCACAACCCGCGATCTGCGCCGGGGGCTGGCGATCACGCTGCGGGAACAGGCGCGCATTGCCCCCTACGCGCGCCACCGCTACGCCCTGGTGGACATGGCGAACAAGGTCCGCCCGTCCACCTGGTTCTAA